Sequence from the Pseudomonas sp. LS.1a genome:
TGCTCGGTTTCGCCGTGCAGGCGCGCGGCCTCCAGCTGTTCAGCCAGCCGGGCGCGGGCCAGGGCCTGGGCCAGTGGCTGACCGAGGGCGGTGAGCAGGCGCCGGCGCGGGTCGCTGAGCGGCTGGCCGGAGCGTGGGCGCACACCGAGCAATGCCAGAGGCTGTTCATCCACCGCCAGCGGCCACCACCACCAGCGGCCATTGGGCAGGGTGTCGCTGCCATGCCCGGCGGCCTGGACATGCTGCCAGGCCCACTCTGCGGCCGCGCGCTCATTATCGCTAAAGGCATGCGCTTCGCCGCTGACCACCTGCAACTGGCCTTCGACATTGCGCTCCAGCAGGCACACCTGCATGTCCTGCCAGCCGTCCAGATGCTGGCCGGCGGCGTTGAACACCGCCTGGCGGTCGGTGGCCACGGTCAGCCGGCGCGAAAGGTCGAGCAGCTGGCTGGTCTGCGCCTGGGTCTCGCGCAGTGCCTGCAACTGGCGGCGCTGGCGGGCGGCCAGGTTGCCGGTGAGCGCGGCCATCAACAGGAAGAACACCAGGGTCAGCACGTCTTCTTCGCGCTGGATCCTGAACGAAAGGTTGGGTGGGATGAACAGAAAATCGTAGGTCAGGAACGACAGCACCGCGCAGGCCAGCGCAGGCCCCAGGCTGCTGCGCACCGCCACCAGCAACACCGCGGCCAGGAACACCAGCGAGATGTTGGGCAAGGCCAGCACACTCGACACCGCCCAGGCCAGGCCCGCGGCCATGACCGTGGCCAGCAGCGCCAGCAGGTAATGGCGCCAGACCCACACCCGCCGCACGGCCGAACGTGGCGCTTGCGGCTGCACGTCGCGGTCCAGCACGTTGATTTCCAGGCCGTGGCTTTCGCGCAGCAGCCGCGTGGCCACACCGGCACCGAACAGGCGCCGGCGCAGGCGGTCGCGAGACTGCCCGACCAGCACCAGACTGGCCCGCCGCTCGGCGGCGTGCTGGATCAGCGTGCGTACCACTTCGCCGGCGCGCAGCAGCACCACCTCCCCGCCCAGGCGTTCGGCCAGTTGCTGGGCAGCTTGCAGGCGCTGGCGCGCAGCTTCGTCGCGCAGGCGGCCGTTGTCCACATGCACCAGGCTCCAAGGCAGGTGGCGGCGCTGGGCCACACGGCTGGCATGACGCACCAGGCGCTCTGCCTGGTCGTCGCCATCCACGCCCACCAGCAAGCGCCCTCGCAGGGCCGGGGCTTCCTGGCCGCGTTGGCGATAGCCGTGGGCCAGGTCGGCATCCACCTGGGCCGCAGCGGTCTGCATGGCCAGCTCGCGCAGGGCGGTAAGGTTGGTTTGCGAGAAGAACGCATCGATGGCGGCCCGCGCCTGCTCGGGCACGTACACCTTGCCTTCGCGCAGGCGTTCGAGCAGTTCACGGGGTGGCAGGTCGATCAGCACCAGCTCGAAGGCTTCCTGCAGCACCCAGTCCGGCAGGGTTTCGCGCACCTGCACGCCGGTAATGTCGCGGACCTTGTCGTTGAGGCTTTCCAGGTGCTGGACGTTGACCGTGGTGTACACATCGATGCCGGCGGCGAGCAGTTCCTGTACGTCTTGCCAGCGTTTGGCGTGGCGGCTGCCAGGGGCATTGGTGTGGGCCAGTTCGTCGACCAGCACCAAGGCCGGGGCGGCCTTGAGCAGGCCGTCGAGGTCCATTTCTTCGAGGGTGACGCCGCGGTACTGGCTGCGCAGCAGGGGCTGCTGGTGAAGGCCGCCAAGCAGGGCTTCGGTTTCGGCGCGGCCATGGGTTTCCACCACCCCGGCCAGCACCTGCACACCCTGGCGTTGCTGGGCGTGGGCGGCCTGGAGCATGGCGAAGGTCTTGCCGACGCCGGGGGCGGCGCCAAGGAACACCTTCAACCGGCCCCGGCCGGATCGCGGGAGGGTAGCCAACAGCGCGTCTGCGCGGGCGGAGTCACTCATCTTTCATCCTTTGCCATTTCCAGCAAGCAGCAAATCCAGGGACCATCACCGTACCTGTGGGAGCGGGTTTACCCGCGAATGCGTAGTAGCGCCACCGACGCATTCGCGGGTAAACCCGCTCCCACAGGGTCCCTGCCAGCCCCTCAAGCCATCTATCAATGGCTGAGGTTTTCCACGGCCTGGTTCAAGGCCAGCACATTGACCACCGGCGGGCCGATCAATGGGTGGAGGGTGGCCTCTTCCAGCAAGCCTTGCAAGCGCTCCACCGGCAATTGCCGTGCCGCCGCCACCCGAGGGATCTGGTAGGCCACGGCCTCCGGCGGCAGGTGCGGGTCGAGGCCGCTGCCCGAGGTGGTCAGCAGCGCCTGGGGCACCGGCCCCTGCTGCGCCTGGTACAACGCAGCCGCATCGCCCTTGACCCGCTCGGCCAGCGCCGGGTTGCTCGGCGACAGGTTGCTGGCGCTGCTGGCCACGGTGGCGTAGGCGCCCGCCGACGGGCGCGGGTGGAACCAGCCATCACCCTGGAAGTCCTGGGCGATCAGCGCCGAACCGCGCACCTGGCCCTGGTCGTCGCGCACCAGGCTGCCGTTGGCCTGGCTCGGGAAAGCGACCTGGGCAATGCCGGTCACTGCCAGCGGATACAGCGCGCCAGTCACCAGGGTCATCAACAAGGCCAGGCTCAGCGCCGGGCGTACATAAGCATTCATGGTGGCCTCCTCAGACCAGGTGCAGGGCATTGAGCAGCAGATCGATCAGCTTGATCCCGGCAAACGGCACGACAATGCCGCCCAGCCCGTAGATCAACAGGTTGCGCCGCAGCAGGTGCGCCGCACTGGCCGCCTGCACCCGCACACCGCGCAGCGCCAGCGGGATCAGCACGATGATGATCAGCGCGTTGAACACGATGGCCGACAAAATCGCACTCTGCGGGCTGGCCAGGTGCATCAGGTTGAGCACGCCCAACTGCGGGTAGATGGCAGCGAACAGCGCCGGCAGGATGGCGAAGTACTTGGCCACATCGTTGGCGATGGAGAAGGTGGTCAGCGCGCCGCGAGTCACCAGCAACTCCTTGCCGACCTGCACCACGTCCAGCAGCTTGGTCGGGTCGCTGTCCAGGTCGACCATGTTGGCCGCCTCGCGCGCGGCCTGGGTGCCGTCGTTCATGGCCATGCCCACGTCAGCCTGGGCCAGTGCCGGGGCGTCGTTGGCACCGTCGCCGCACATGGCCACCAGGCGGCCGTCGTTCTGCTCCTGGCGGATGCGTGCCAGCTTCTTCTCTGGCGTGGCCTCGGCCAGCACGTCATCCACGCCGGCCTCGGCGGCGATGGCGGCGGCGGTCAGCGGGTTGTCGCCGGTCACCATCACCGTGCGGATGCCCAGTTTGCGCAGCTCGGCAAAGCGCTCGCGGATGCCGGGCTTGACCACGTCCTTGAGGTGGATCACGCCGAGCAGGCGCTTGTCGAGGCACACCAGCAATGGTGTACCGCCGCTCTGGGCGATGCGCTCCACTTCACGGGCCAGTGCCTGAGGCATTTCCAGGCGTTGCATGCCGACAAACGCCAACACGGCATCCACGGCGCCCTTGCGGTAGCGGTGCTGCTGCAAGTCGATGCCCGACAGGCGCGTCTCGGCGCTGAAGGCCACGGCCTCGAACTGCCCGGTGGACGGTTCGACGAAGTCGTGCAACTGACGCAGGTACTCGACGATCGACTTGCCCTCGGCGGTGTCGTCCGCCAGCGAGGCCAGCAAGGCGCCCTCCCCCAGCTCGCGGGCGGTGATGCCCGGTGCGGCGTGCAGCGCGCTGCAACGGCGGTTGCCGAAGGTGATGGTGCCGGTCTTGTCGAGCATCAGTGTATGCACGTCACCGGCCGCTTCCACCGCGCGGCCCGAGCGGGCGATAACGTTCAACCGCACCAGCCGGTCCATGCCGGCGATACCGATGGCAGACAGCAGGCCGCCGATGGTGGTGGGGATCAGCGTCACCAGCAGCGCAGCGAGAAAGATCAGCGGCAAGCTGCCACCCACGAAGTGGGCGAACGGCTGCAAGGTCACCACCACGATCAGGAAGATCAGGGTCAGGCCGATCAGCAGGATGTCGAGGGCGATCTCGTTCGGGGTCTTCTGCCGCTTGGCGCCTTCGACCAGGGCAATCATGCGGTCGAGGGTCGACTCGCCCGGGTTGCTGGTGATGCGGATCAACAGCCAGTCGGAGACCAGCCGGGTATTGCCGGTCACCGCCGAGCGGTCGCCGCCGGATTCGCGGATCACCGGCGCGGACTCGCCGGTAATGGCGGCCTCGTTGACCGCAGCGATGCCTTCAAGCACCTCACCGTCACCGGGGATCATTTCGCCGGCCACCACGCGCACCACATCGTCCTTGCGCAGCGCGCTGGCGGCGACGGTCTCGTAGCTGCCATCGCGCTTGCGACGCTGGGCAGTCAGGCCCTGGCTGCCAGCCTTGAGGCTGTCGGCGCGGGCCTTGCCACGGCCTTCGGCCAGGGCCTCGGCGAAGTTGGCGAACAGCACGGTGAACCACAGCCACAGGGCGATCTGCACGGCCACGCCGGTGCTCACACCGCTGCCAGGGGCAAAGCACAGGACAGTGGTCAGCACAGCAGTCAGGGCGACTACCAGCATCACCGGCGAGCGCTTGAGCTGGCGCGGGTCGAGCTTGACGAAGGCCTGCACCAGCGCCGGGCGCCACAACGCGGCGAAGCGGGTCTGGTCCTTGGCGCTGTGCCGGGCTTGTACTTCAGGAATGGGCATGTTCATGGTCGGTCCTCAAAAACCCAGACTCAAGTGTTCGGCGATCGGCCCAAGGGCCAGGGTTGGCAGGAAAGTCAGGCCACCGACCAGCAGGATGGTGACCAGCAGCAGGCCGGTGAACAGTGGGCCATGGGTGGGGAAGCTGTTCAGGCCCTGGGGCGCGCTTTTCTTCGCCGCCAGGCTGCCGGCCAAGGCCAGCACCGGCAGGATGTAGCCGAAACGGCCGACCAGCATGGCCAGGCCGATCATCAGGTTGTGGAACACCGTGTTGGCACCGAAGCCGGCGAAGGCCGAGCCGTTGTTGGCCGTACCGGAGGTGTAGGCGTACAGCAGCTGGCTGAAGCCATGCGCACCCGGGTTGCTGACCGCACCCGCCGGGCCTGGCAGGCTGGCGGCGATGGCGCCGAGCACCAACACGCCGACCGGCATCACCAGCAGGGTCGCCACCAGCAACTGCACCTCGCGTGCCTGCAGTTTCTTGCCGAGGTATTCCGGGGTGCGGCCGATCATCAGCCCTGCCAGGAACACTGCGATGAGCACGAACAACAGCATGCCGTACAGCCCTGCGCCAACGCCGCCAAAGATCACCTCACCGACCATCATGTTGACCATTGCCACCATGCCGGTCAGC
This genomic interval carries:
- the kdpC gene encoding potassium-transporting ATPase subunit KdpC; protein product: MNAYVRPALSLALLMTLVTGALYPLAVTGIAQVAFPSQANGSLVRDDQGQVRGSALIAQDFQGDGWFHPRPSAGAYATVASSASNLSPSNPALAERVKGDAAALYQAQQGPVPQALLTTSGSGLDPHLPPEAVAYQIPRVAAARQLPVERLQGLLEEATLHPLIGPPVVNVLALNQAVENLSH
- the kdpB gene encoding potassium-transporting ATPase subunit KdpB, with the translated sequence MNMPIPEVQARHSAKDQTRFAALWRPALVQAFVKLDPRQLKRSPVMLVVALTAVLTTVLCFAPGSGVSTGVAVQIALWLWFTVLFANFAEALAEGRGKARADSLKAGSQGLTAQRRKRDGSYETVAASALRKDDVVRVVAGEMIPGDGEVLEGIAAVNEAAITGESAPVIRESGGDRSAVTGNTRLVSDWLLIRITSNPGESTLDRMIALVEGAKRQKTPNEIALDILLIGLTLIFLIVVVTLQPFAHFVGGSLPLIFLAALLVTLIPTTIGGLLSAIGIAGMDRLVRLNVIARSGRAVEAAGDVHTLMLDKTGTITFGNRRCSALHAAPGITARELGEGALLASLADDTAEGKSIVEYLRQLHDFVEPSTGQFEAVAFSAETRLSGIDLQQHRYRKGAVDAVLAFVGMQRLEMPQALAREVERIAQSGGTPLLVCLDKRLLGVIHLKDVVKPGIRERFAELRKLGIRTVMVTGDNPLTAAAIAAEAGVDDVLAEATPEKKLARIRQEQNDGRLVAMCGDGANDAPALAQADVGMAMNDGTQAAREAANMVDLDSDPTKLLDVVQVGKELLVTRGALTTFSIANDVAKYFAILPALFAAIYPQLGVLNLMHLASPQSAILSAIVFNALIIIVLIPLALRGVRVQAASAAHLLRRNLLIYGLGGIVVPFAGIKLIDLLLNALHLV
- a CDS encoding sensor histidine kinase encodes the protein MSDSARADALLATLPRSGRGRLKVFLGAAPGVGKTFAMLQAAHAQQRQGVQVLAGVVETHGRAETEALLGGLHQQPLLRSQYRGVTLEEMDLDGLLKAAPALVLVDELAHTNAPGSRHAKRWQDVQELLAAGIDVYTTVNVQHLESLNDKVRDITGVQVRETLPDWVLQEAFELVLIDLPPRELLERLREGKVYVPEQARAAIDAFFSQTNLTALRELAMQTAAAQVDADLAHGYRQRGQEAPALRGRLLVGVDGDDQAERLVRHASRVAQRRHLPWSLVHVDNGRLRDEAARQRLQAAQQLAERLGGEVVLLRAGEVVRTLIQHAAERRASLVLVGQSRDRLRRRLFGAGVATRLLRESHGLEINVLDRDVQPQAPRSAVRRVWVWRHYLLALLATVMAAGLAWAVSSVLALPNISLVFLAAVLLVAVRSSLGPALACAVLSFLTYDFLFIPPNLSFRIQREEDVLTLVFFLLMAALTGNLAARQRRQLQALRETQAQTSQLLDLSRRLTVATDRQAVFNAAGQHLDGWQDMQVCLLERNVEGQLQVVSGEAHAFSDNERAAAEWAWQHVQAAGHGSDTLPNGRWWWWPLAVDEQPLALLGVRPRSGQPLSDPRRRLLTALGQPLAQALARARLAEQLEAARLHGETEQLRSALLASVSHDLRTPLTAMRGSIDSLLALGEAIPAADRRELLEGTRNEAERLDRYIQNLLDMTRLGHGGLKLARDWVAPADIVGSALNRLRVVLAPLRVHTDVPAELPLLFVHAALIEQALVNVLENAARFSPDNGRLELQVSVQDAQLRFAVSDQGPGIPVADREKIFDMFYTAARGDRGGQGTGLGLAICQGMIGAHGGQILVGEGIDGQGTSITLCLPLPPQPEAESETP